From a single Candidatus Methylacidiphilales bacterium genomic region:
- the atpG gene encoding ATP synthase F1 subunit gamma, translated as MANTRDIRRRIKSVKNTAQITKAMQMVAASKMRKAQEAALSGRSYAEGLDRMIHDLKERAEDIHHPLWGRSKQGSKQLVLVISTDKGLCGALNTNLLRETNSFPDDASFVTIGKRAKAFVARTGKHLLADFEISEKASFLECKQVSQFLIDRFTALEADAVTVLYTHYINTLVQKPVATRILPMEELTGAGIALAGKDAGESLDKAPNIDYHYEPSSQTVMSELLPAYIHFQVYHMILEARASEHSARMVAMKSATDNAKSLIKDLTLEYNKVRQAGITNEILEIAAAQMAMNS; from the coding sequence ATGGCCAACACACGCGACATCCGCCGGCGCATCAAGTCGGTCAAAAACACCGCCCAGATCACCAAGGCGATGCAGATGGTGGCCGCGTCCAAGATGCGCAAGGCCCAGGAGGCCGCCCTTTCCGGCCGTTCCTATGCCGAGGGTCTTGACCGCATGATCCACGATCTCAAGGAACGGGCCGAAGACATCCACCATCCTCTTTGGGGCAGAAGCAAACAGGGATCGAAGCAGTTGGTTCTGGTCATCAGCACGGACAAGGGGCTTTGCGGGGCGCTCAATACCAACCTTTTGCGCGAAACCAATTCCTTCCCGGATGATGCCTCCTTCGTCACCATCGGCAAACGGGCCAAGGCCTTTGTCGCCCGCACCGGAAAACACCTCCTGGCGGATTTCGAAATCAGCGAGAAGGCGTCCTTCTTGGAGTGCAAACAGGTTTCCCAGTTCCTCATCGACCGATTCACCGCCCTCGAGGCCGATGCGGTCACGGTCCTCTACACCCACTACATCAACACCCTGGTGCAGAAGCCCGTGGCGACCCGGATTCTCCCCATGGAAGAATTGACCGGCGCCGGGATTGCCCTCGCGGGCAAGGATGCCGGCGAGTCCCTCGACAAGGCACCGAACATTGATTACCACTACGAACCCAGCTCGCAAACGGTCATGTCGGAATTGCTCCCGGCCTACATCCACTTCCAAGTTTACCACATGATCCTCGAAGCCCGGGCCTCCGAGCACAGCGCACGCATGGTCGCGATGAAGAGCGCGACCGACAATGCCAAGTCCCTGATCAAGGACCTGACCCTCGAATACAACAAGGTGCGCCAGGCCGGCATCACCAACGAAATCCTCGAAATCGCCGCCGCCCAGATGGCGATGAATTCCTAA
- the atpC gene encoding ATP synthase F1 subunit epsilon — MPTIHLEIITPEKKAYEAEVDSVVVPGSEGEFGALAMHEAFLTLVNPGELRVTKRGKTEHLAVGRGFVEVTGQFVRVLTDMALQESEIDENKVEEALERARKALLEKPTGSEAEALAASIQKSVAMLNLKRRKR, encoded by the coding sequence ATGCCCACCATCCACCTCGAGATCATCACCCCCGAGAAAAAAGCCTACGAGGCCGAGGTCGACTCCGTCGTCGTCCCCGGCAGCGAGGGCGAGTTCGGGGCCCTGGCCATGCACGAGGCCTTCCTGACCCTGGTCAACCCCGGGGAACTGCGTGTGACCAAGCGCGGGAAGACCGAGCACTTGGCGGTGGGCCGCGGATTTGTGGAAGTGACCGGCCAATTCGTGCGCGTGCTGACCGACATGGCCCTGCAGGAATCCGAAATTGACGAGAACAAGGTGGAAGAGGCCCTTGAGCGGGCCCGGAAAGCACTCCTGGAAAAACCCACCGGCTCCGAAGCCGAAGCCCTCGCCGCCAGCATCCAGAAGTCGGTCGCCATGCTCAACCTCAAGCGCCGCAAGCGCTGA
- a CDS encoding GxxExxY protein, whose translation MIAKMKDIEEIGGQVLDAALAVHRELGPGLLESTYEACLLHEFSSRGIHARAQVALPVAYKGLELDAGYRIDILVEGQIIVELKSVEQLLPVHQAQMISYLKLSGLSLGFLINFNVPLLKQGFKRVVLGASDIKNTSRASRPSR comes from the coding sequence ATGATCGCGAAGATGAAAGATATTGAGGAAATTGGAGGCCAGGTTCTGGATGCCGCTTTGGCGGTACACCGCGAACTCGGTCCCGGTCTACTTGAGTCGACTTATGAAGCCTGCCTGCTTCATGAGTTTTCTTCCCGCGGCATCCATGCACGCGCTCAAGTTGCCCTGCCGGTTGCGTACAAGGGACTTGAGCTGGATGCGGGTTATCGCATCGACATTTTGGTCGAGGGGCAAATCATCGTGGAACTTAAATCAGTGGAACAGTTGCTGCCGGTACATCAGGCTCAGATGATTTCATACCTCAAACTTTCGGGCCTATCTTTGGGCTTCTTAATTAACTTCAATGTCCCTCTGCTCAAGCAGGGATTCAAACGGGTGGTCCTCGGGGCTTCCGACATCAAAAACACTTCGCGGGCTTCGCGCCCTTCGCGGTAA
- a CDS encoding AraC family transcriptional regulator, producing the protein MKDILLDLYAASPHEAAIHSSYHWDNHDRRPFSLILQYTWSGEGRLRRNKREQICGPGQAMMMRQGDPTTYYYPTDGTIPWEYSWINFVGAEALWGGLIQRYGDIVTLDSDGETIGLLRQITRLYHNKEFQDRYHTSELLVRLLSSLARELGQIREVNQSPVRHAQDYLRDHHRRPINIKEVAAQFGISREHFARMFHAETGKTPAVFLRELRLQTARRLLCGTNMPVRQVAEQSGFGSSTHFCRAFRIAQKMSPEAYRKNREQSARGKTIKRGDSRANVPAEAKEMPT; encoded by the coding sequence GTGAAAGACATCCTCCTTGATTTGTATGCCGCATCCCCGCACGAGGCCGCCATCCACTCCTCCTACCACTGGGATAACCACGACCGACGTCCTTTCAGTTTGATCCTGCAATACACATGGAGCGGGGAAGGGCGTCTCCGGCGGAACAAGCGTGAACAAATTTGCGGACCCGGCCAAGCGATGATGATGCGACAGGGCGATCCCACCACTTACTATTATCCCACTGATGGAACGATCCCCTGGGAATACTCTTGGATCAACTTTGTCGGGGCAGAAGCACTTTGGGGGGGATTGATCCAGCGCTATGGGGATATCGTGACCCTGGATAGCGACGGAGAAACCATCGGCTTGCTCAGACAAATCACCCGGCTCTATCACAACAAGGAATTTCAAGACCGCTACCACACGAGCGAACTCTTGGTTCGCCTGCTTTCCTCCTTGGCCCGCGAATTGGGGCAAATACGGGAGGTCAACCAATCCCCAGTGCGACACGCCCAGGATTACCTCCGCGACCACCATCGGCGACCCATCAACATCAAGGAAGTGGCCGCCCAGTTTGGGATTTCACGGGAACATTTCGCACGCATGTTCCATGCGGAAACGGGGAAAACCCCAGCTGTCTTCTTGCGGGAGTTACGCCTACAAACCGCACGACGACTTTTGTGTGGCACGAACATGCCGGTGCGACAGGTGGCGGAACAAAGCGGGTTCGGCAGCAGCACCCATTTTTGCCGGGCATTCCGGATAGCTCAAAAGATGTCGCCGGAAGCATACCGGAAGAACAGAGAGCAATCCGCTAGAGGGAAAACTATAAAACGAGGTGATAGCCGGGCGAATGTCCCAGCCGAGGCAAAGGAAATGCCCACCTAG
- the atpD gene encoding F0F1 ATP synthase subunit beta: MSNTGKIVQVIGAVVDVEFDSKNMPSLLQALEVKFTSQGKEQRIILEVQQHLGDGWVRAVAMTSTDGLKRGMPVVDTGGPISVPVGEGILGRIFNVLGEPVDELGPVPHTKRYPIHRPAPDLTEQDTKAQILETGIKVIDLICPFTKGGKAGAFGGAGVGKTVVILELINNIAKAHGGYSVFAGVGERSREGNDLYHEMADAGVINLKDIGKSKVALCYGQMNEPPGARMRVALSGLAMAEYFRDEKNQDVLLFIDNIFRFSQAGSEVSALLGRSPSAVGYQPTLATEMGELQERITSTNKGSITSVQAVYVPADDLTDPAPANTFAHLDSTIVLERSIAELGIYPAVDPLASTSKALAPEVVGQEHYEVARGVQRVLQKYKDLQDIIAILGMDELSPEDKLTVYRARKIQRFLSQPFHVAEVFTGTPGQYVSIVETVRGFKEILEGKHDEVPEANFYMKGGIDTVDKK; encoded by the coding sequence ATGAGTAACACCGGTAAAATTGTCCAAGTCATTGGCGCTGTCGTCGACGTGGAATTCGACTCAAAAAACATGCCCTCCCTCCTCCAGGCACTGGAAGTGAAATTCACCTCCCAGGGCAAGGAACAACGCATCATCCTCGAAGTGCAACAACACCTCGGCGATGGTTGGGTCCGCGCCGTCGCCATGACCTCCACCGATGGTCTCAAGCGGGGCATGCCCGTGGTCGACACCGGCGGGCCCATTTCCGTCCCCGTCGGCGAGGGCATCCTCGGACGCATCTTCAATGTTCTCGGCGAACCTGTTGACGAACTCGGTCCAGTCCCGCACACCAAGCGTTACCCCATCCACCGTCCCGCCCCGGATCTCACCGAGCAGGACACCAAGGCGCAGATCCTTGAAACCGGCATCAAGGTCATCGACCTCATCTGCCCGTTCACCAAGGGTGGCAAAGCAGGGGCCTTCGGCGGCGCCGGCGTCGGCAAGACCGTCGTCATCCTCGAACTCATCAACAACATCGCCAAGGCCCACGGCGGTTACTCCGTCTTCGCCGGCGTCGGCGAACGCTCCCGCGAAGGCAATGACCTCTACCATGAAATGGCCGATGCCGGCGTCATCAACCTCAAGGACATCGGCAAATCCAAGGTCGCCCTCTGCTACGGCCAGATGAACGAACCCCCAGGCGCCCGTATGCGTGTCGCCCTCTCGGGTCTCGCCATGGCGGAATACTTCCGCGATGAAAAGAACCAGGACGTGCTCCTCTTCATCGACAACATCTTCCGCTTCTCCCAGGCCGGCTCCGAAGTGTCCGCGCTCCTCGGACGTTCCCCGTCGGCGGTGGGTTACCAGCCCACCCTGGCCACGGAAATGGGCGAGCTCCAGGAACGCATCACCTCGACCAACAAGGGCTCCATCACCTCGGTCCAGGCCGTTTACGTGCCCGCTGACGACTTGACCGACCCGGCCCCGGCCAATACCTTCGCCCACCTTGACTCCACCATCGTGTTGGAACGGTCAATCGCCGAATTGGGCATCTACCCCGCCGTCGACCCGCTGGCCTCGACCTCCAAGGCCCTGGCCCCCGAAGTCGTCGGCCAGGAGCACTACGAGGTCGCCCGCGGTGTACAACGCGTGCTGCAGAAGTACAAGGACCTCCAGGACATCATCGCCATCCTCGGGATGGACGAATTGTCCCCGGAAGACAAACTCACTGTGTACCGCGCCCGTAAAATCCAGCGCTTCCTGTCCCAGCCCTTCCACGTGGCCGAAGTCTTCACCGGCACGCCCGGCCAGTATGTCTCGATCGTCGAGACCGTGCGCGGCTTCAAGGAAATCCTCGAAGGCAAACATGATGAAGTCCCCGAAGCCAACTTCTACATGAAGGGCGGCATCGACACCGTCGACAAGAAATAA